The DNA sequence CTATGACCGTATCCTTTAAACGAACATTGGCCTGCCAGAGCAGGTGGAAGGCTTTCCGGATATCAAAGGGCTGACAGCCAAAGCTAGTGCATCCGCTTCCGTAACTGTATCGAATGAGTTTATAGAAAGCGGCGGCACGCTTGACATCATTCATGACTGCTTTCTCTGTAAGAATCTGCCGGATGTCTTCATACTCAAGTGGGGAGAGATATCGCTCGGCAAGTACTAACTCCTTTGCGAGATACTCACTAGTAAATTCCTGCTTCTCCAAATATCTGCGAAGCACACCAAACTCATCTCGCCCATTCAGCGGCAGGAAGTTCAGTTCCTGAATCAGTGCAAGGGTTTGCTCCTTAGCACACCGGAACATGTTCGTGAGGTCGTAGTTAAAATCGTTGTACACCTCCATGGCAGTATCAATTGGCCGACCGAACAGCACCCAGCCACCGCCGCCGAAAACCTCAATATACCGCCCGAACTCTTTGGGCATTCTCTGATAGATCAACTCCCGCAATGCTTTTTTTCCACCCACCCAGCTGATGATGCTGTTCATTTTTTCACCTGCCTTTACTGCGGCGGTTGATGGCATCAACATCCGTTTTCATACAGGTTCCATCCGGACTCCAGCAAATGAAACCGACACGGGGATAGGGACAGCCCTCGCAGCGGGAACGCTCGGCTGGCAGCGGCACGCCATAACGTTTGGGGGGACCGGTTGCTCCCGCACCCGGCTTTTCTAATGGATTTGCTTTTTGATTCATGGTTTATGCTCCTTTCGCTGAAAACAAAAAAGGCGCCGCCTTTTTCCAAAGACGACGCCTCATGTTTTCTTATTCTGTTTATCATAGTTGATTCAGGAAAAAGAAAAAGCGCCTTTCAGTTTCAGTTGAAACCAAAAGACGCTACTATTAAGTTACATCCCTTGACCGGGATAGAGAATGACGAGACGGGAGGTTTGCAGCTCTACCGCTTCACCAGTTTCAATCAGTTCACGACGCAGAGCAATCCAACTTAAATCCTCCGCATAGGCAGGTTCGGGAGGACCGTGGCCGTAGCGAAAAGATTTGACGATCACGGCGATGTACTCGGATGCACCGCAGTCCCAGCGAAGCTCCTTGTATAGATTGGATCGTTGTATGTCCTTTACCTCCGGAATACCACTCATGATTCCAGCACTAGGAATTCCTGTATTGGTTTCCAGACCAAGGATAGAAAAATTTTGCTCATGATGAATTGACCTCCTGCATTTTATATTTTTTGTGTCATAAAAATGGGAACAAAAAAAGAGGCTAAGTTTGCTGGTCATTAAAGTCGACCTGAAACTCAGCCTCTTGTGTTTTTTAAATAATTTTTTTATTTATTCCATAACATGAGGTACTCTGCTTCACCTGTATTTTCGTCAATCTGCTCTTGTTTAATTGCAAATAGTTCTCGTTGATAGAAATTAACGGCTTTCCCGTTCTTTTTATAAACTGCTAAACTAAGCTCGGAATAATGCTCCTTTATTTTATCAAGCAGTTGTTTCCCAATCCCTTTTGATTGCTCATCATTAGAGACAAATATCCCTGCTATATATCCACCATCAACTCCAACAAAAGCATTAATCTTACCCTCTGATTCATAAACATATATTTCTGCACTTGGAAGCATACTTTTTACCAAATCAAAGTTGCTTTCCCAATACTCTTTGGAGATAAAATTATGAGCTTGAATGTTAGTATCAAGCCATATTTCCATTATTTTTTCCAAATCTTTGTTTTCAAATTTTCTAATCATATTAACCTCAATTAAGTTTATTTTTTGATGGCATCACACAAAAGACCTATGTCATCTGTGGAAAGGGCAAAAAAGCGGGGTCAAAAATCGCATTTTTTGAGCTCTGAAACCGGTCGTTTTTGAGCCAAAAACCACAACATCTTGTGGTCTAACTCCTATTTTTCTTGTCCGAACCACAATACGTCATCATTATCACTGCTTCAACGTGTGATGTCCTCGGAAAAAGGTCTACAGGCCGGGCGGCGGTCACCCGATAACCCATTTGCTCCAAAATGCGGCAATCTCTTGCCAGAGTAGCCGAATTGCAGGATATATACACTATTTTTTCGGGGGCCATTTGCTCAATGCTTTCCAGCACCGCCTGATCGCAGCCCTTTCGGGGCGGATCAACCAGCACCACATCCGGCCGGATGCCCTGCTTCTCTAAATAGCGGGCACCCTCCCGGGCATCTCCGCAAAAGAATTCGGCGTTATTATAGCCCCCCAGCTCTGCGTTGCGCCGGGCATCCTCCACAGCCTGCGGAATAATCTCCACCCCGATCAGCTTGCCTGCTTTTTTGGCCATGGAAAGTCCAACCGTGCCCACTCCACAGTAAAGATCCAGAACCGTTTCCTTGCCGGTCAGGCCGGCAAACTCACCGGCAAGCTCATACAGCCTTTCCGCTGAGCGGCGGTTCACCTGATAAAAGGACTGAGCGGAAAGCTCTACCTTTACACCGCAAATTTCATCCTGAATGACCCCACTGCCCCACAGAGTACGGGTTTTCGACCCTAGAATCACGTTGGTATCCCGGGTATTGCTGTTGAGGGTAACGGTGCTTACTTCCTCAAAAGCGGCGGTAAGCTGATCAACAAATTCCTTTTCATGGGGCAGGCTCTTGCCGTTGATCACAAGGCAGACCATGACCTGACCCGTGGTTTCGCCACAGCGCAGGTAAATATGGCGAACAAGGCCCTTGTGGCTTGTTTCATCATAAGGAAGAATTTTGTGGGCATCCATAAAATCCAGCACAAACCGGGTAATCCGGTTAAAGACAGGCGGCTGGAGGGCACAGCTTTCCCATGGAATTACCCTGTGGCTTCTGGGTGCAAAAAAGCCTGCGACGGCTTTTCCGTTTTCCAAGGCTACAGGAATCTGCGCCTTGTTGCGGTAACCCTGAAGCTGGGGTGAGGGCAAAATCTCCTGCACGACAACATCCACTCCCCCGATTCGCCGCAGATTTTCCTCCACCCAGCTCTGCTTGATTTCCAGCTCATGGCTGTATTGGATATGGCGCAAAGCACAGCCGCCGCACCGGTGAAAAATCGGGCAGTCGTTCTCTTCCCGGTGGGGGGATGGCCGAAGAAGCTCCTTCACAATGCCATAGGCGGCGGTTTTCTGCACCTTCACCACCTGCACCCGGGCTAAATCACCATCTACTGTCATGGGTACAAAAACCACCATACCCTCATGGCGGCCCAAGCCGTTGCCATCGTGGGCAACAGCGGTAATTTCCAGTTCAATTGTATCGTTTTTATTTAGCATAGGGCTCCTTTATTTTTGAAGAGTAACCACATTTTGCGGCGTTCCGGCCACAAAGGCCTCCAGATTGGCTGCGGCAATTTCCAGCAGACGTCCCCGGGTTTCACGGGCCATCCACGCCACATGGGGGGTAATCACCGTGCGGGAATGCAGGGTCAAAGGGCTGTTTTGGGGCGGTTCCTGACTGAGCCCATCCAGACCGGCCCACGCAAGTTTGCCGCTATCCAGCGCAGCCGCCACATCTGCTTCATTGAGCAGGCCGCCCCGGGCTGTGTTGAGCAAAATGGCCTCCTCCCGCATTTGAGAAAGGGTGGATGCGTTGATGATTTCGGCCGTTTGCGCACTCAGCGGGCAATGGAGAGAAACCACGTGGGAACGGGCAAGAAGCTCCTCAAAGGAAACCATCTCCACCCCATCCATACCCCGGCCGGAGGAGCGGCGGCAGGCGATCACCTTCATACCGAATGCCATGGCCATTCTTGCCACGGCCTGCCCGATTGATCCCAAGCCGATGATACCCATAGTCTTTCCCGCCAACTCGGTGGTGGTGATGGCAGTCAGGCGGCTATCCACCGACTCTGTCCATTTGCCTGCCTTAACGAAATCGTTGTAAACCGAAATGCGGCTCACAATATCCAGCAGCAGACCAAAGGTCCCCTGCGCCACACCCTGTGTGCTGTAGCCCGGCACATTGCAGACAGTAATCCCCGCCGCCGTGGTGGCCTCCAAATCGATCATGTTAAAGCCGGTTCCGAAGGTCCCGATATACCGCAGGGCCGGGCAGGCCGCCACTGTTTGGGCGGTGATGGGCGCACGGTTGGTAAAAACTGCCTGTGCATCGCCAATGGCTGCCGCAATTTCCTCCGGGGCAGTATAGTCGTGCCACACCAGCTCGTGGCAGGCCGCTGTTGCCCAAGCCTGCCTGTCAAAATTTACCAAATATCCATCCAGCACCACACATTTCATAGGAACCCCCCTTAACTGATTGTTGTATTGTAGTATACCATAAAAGCGAAGCGTTGTGGTATATTCACTCTGCGCATAAAGCAGTGTAATATCCGCTTTTGCCAAAATTGCTCCATAAGAAGACCTTTCACAGCTCAACGCAGTTGATATTCTTCACTTCCGCACTCATGCCGTGCGGCTGGCACATCCTTTCTCCACGATGAGAAAGGATGCAAAGAATCGCCAAGGGGGCGCTCCCCCTTGGTACCCCCCAGACCCTATATTCACTCGCCCCTAAATCTTAGGTTTGCCAGATAATTGTATCTGTCACAGCGCCCTCCGACCCCCGTCACAGTTCAAGCATAAGCATGAGAAGTATAATGAAATATAATAAGCGCTTTGCGGTTATTATACCATAGATATCCCATGGCCTCCATATTAGAATACCGATAATACCCGCTATTTTATGCGCCAGTCAAAAATTCCTGCAAACAGCCTGTACGGTGAAAAAAGGCGGGTCTACTTCCCCTTTTCTACGTATATACATGAACTATATCCGCTTTTTCACCGCAACACATTGGGGGGAGATTGTATTGAACACTGTCATTAAATTCAAACCGCTGGTCTGTAATCTGGCGATCCCGCTGGTAGCCGGCGCAGTATCCTCCTATCTGGCTGGGGATACGCGGGCGGTTTACGAGATTCTGGCGCTGCCGTCGTTTGCGCCGCCAGCCGGGTTTTACTCCTTTATCTGGACTGTGCTTTACCTGATGATGGGTTACAGCGCTTATCGTGTTTTCACCAAGCCCAAAGTGGATTCCAACCAGAAGGCGCAAGCCGCCTCCCCCTATTTTATCCAGCTGTTTTTGAACTTTCTATGGTCTCCTCTATTTTTCCGCCTTGGTCTGCTCACACTGGCAGGGTGCCTAATCATCGCCATGATTATAGTGACCATTGTGGTTGTGGTGCGGTTTTATACCATCGACCGGTTTACTGTATTTTTGATGGTTCCCTATCTTTTATGGCTGATTTTCGCCATGGTTCTGAATTTCACCATAGCGGCTCTCAATTAGGTTTTATCCGCTCCAACAGAAGGCTTTTCGGCTCTATGGTCGGGAGCCTTCTTTTGTCATGCCACTCTGTATCAAATTGATATAGTGATGCCACTTTAAAACAGGCTTTGCTGTTTTAAACAGCGTGCCTTGCACGCTGAAAGCACAAAGTGCTTTGGCACACTATGTAGAATGCGCCAGCGGCTGTAGGCCGCCCATCTGCCGAAAATTCGGCAGATTCTTTAAAACCGCTTAAGCGGTTTTAAAGCTGCGCTACTATAGCATACACCATTGGTATATCAGAAAAGCGCTTGTATGACACATGATTTTATACTATAATAGGAATACTGAAAAAAAGCTCCCATGCCCATTCCGGCGAATGCAGGCATACCACAGGGAGACAGGGAGGAACAAAAAGTTGGACAGACTTGAAATTGCCAGGCTGGCCGCCGATCCCGGCCGCTATACCGGTGAGACTGTGACAATATGCGGATGGGTGCGTACCCTGCGGGATAGCAAATCCATCGGTTTTATCGAGCTCAACGACGGCTCCACCTTTAACAGCCTGCAGGTTGTTTTTGAGGAGAAGAATCTGGATAACTATAAGGAAATCACTAAAATTGGCGTGGGTGCCTCCATTGTGCTGGAGGGGCAGGTTATCCTCACCCCCGATGCCAAACAGCCCTATGAGGTGCATGCCTCTGCGATCCGGCTGGAAGGAGCCACCACCCCAGATTATCCTCTGCAAAAAAAGCGGCACTCTCTGGAATTTCTGCGCTCCATCGCTCATTTGCGCCCCCGCACCAACACCTTCAACGCAGTCTTTCGCATTCGCTCGGTAGCGGCCTATGCCATTCATAAGTTTTTCAACGAAAACGGCTTCATTTATGCCCATACCCCCATTATTACCGGAAGTGACGCTGAGGGCGCCGGTGAGATGTTCCATGTCACCACCTTTGATATAGGCAACCCGCCCCGTACCGAGGATGGTGCTATCGATTATTCGCAGGACTTTTTCGGGAAATCCACCAACCTGACCGTTTCCGGCCAGTTGGAAGGCGAGATCATGGCCCTTGCTTTTGGCAAGATTTACACCTTTGGGCCTACCTTCCGAGCAGAAAACTCCAACACCCCCCGCCATGCGGCTGAGTTTTGGATGATCGAACCGGAAATCGCTTTTGCCGATCTTTCCGATGATATGAAGCTTGCTGAAAGCATGATCAAATCGGTGCTGAGCCATGTGATGGCAACCTGCCCCGATGAGATGAAATTCTTTAACGACTTCTACGACAAGGGTCTTTTGGAGCGCCTGCGCGGTGTGGTGGAATCCGACTTTGCCCGTGTTTCCTACACCGAGGCCATTGACCTGCTTGTTCCTCATAAGGATAAGTTTGAATACCCTGTGTATTGGGGCTGTGACCTGCAAACCGAGCATGAGCGCTTCCTCACCGAGACCATCTTCCAGCGGCCTGTGTTTGTCACCGATTACCCCAAGGAAATCAAAGCGTTTTATATGCGTATCAACGACGATGACAAAACCGTGGCCGCCATGGACTTGCTGGTTCCCGGCGTGGGTGAAATCATCGGCGGCAGTCAGCGTGAAGAACGTCTGGATGTTCTCAAAGAGCGCATCGCCCAGTGCGGCCTCAGTGAAGAGGATTACGACTGGTATCTCCAATTGCGGAAATACGGCGGCACAAAGCACGCCGGCTTTGGCCTTGGCTTTGAGCGCCTGATTATGTATATGACCGCCATCAGCAACATCCGTGATGTTATTCCCTTCCCCCGCACCACCGGCTCTGCCGAATATTGATTTCAGAACCCATCCCCGAGAGGTTTATATGAGTATAGAAAAGCTGACCCAATACCTGCGTGAGCTGGGGCCGGGTCTTTGCGTTGCGTTTTCCGGCGGTGTGGACAGTGCCCTTCTGTTGGCTCTGGCCTGTAAGACGGTGGAAAATGTACATGCTGTCACCCTGTTCACCCCCTTTCATTCCCCCAGAGAGCCCCAGGAAGCCGCCGAGGCCGCCCAGGAGCTGGGCGCTGCCCATCAGATTATCCGGTTGGAGGAGCTTCCCCCGGAGGTGCTTTGCAACCCGGTGGATCGATGCTATCTCTGCAAGGGCTGGGTTTTCCGCTCCCTGTGGGAATATGCGAAAGAGCAGGGGCTTGCCTATGTGCTGGACGGCACCAACGCCGATGATTTGCAGCAGTACCGCCCGGGCCTTCGAGCCTTGGCGGAGCTGAAAGTAAAAAGCCCGCTGGCTGAGCTGGGCATCACCAAGGCGCAGGTGCGGGAAATGGCAGCACAGTTGGGGCTGGCTGTAGCAAGCAAGCCCTCGGCACCTTGCTTGGCGACCCGCTTCCCCTATGGGGCCACGTTGGAACCCCAGAGGCTGGCCGCAGTGGATAAGCTGGAAAACCAGATTCGCAGCCTTGGTTTTGCGGTTATTCGGGTGCGCATCCACGGCGATGTGGCACGGCTGGAGCTGCCTGCCGATCAGCTTGCCGATTTTCTTCCCCACCGGGAAACAGTGACCCGCTGGGTGAAAGAGGCTGGCTATGATTATGTAACCTTGGATTTGGAAGGCTTCCGCTCCGGCAGCATGGATATCCACATCCGCAAATAACGCAGTACTTTTGATTGGGAGGCTCTAGAACATTGGATATTCAGGGGATTTTGCAGTCAGTGAAGGATGGCTCCCTTTCAGTGGAGGCCGCTTCTGGCCTGCTCAAGGATTTGCCTTATGAGGATTTGGGCTTTGCCAAGCTGGATCATCACCGCCAGCTGCGCTCCGGTTTTGGCGAGGTCATTTACTGCGCCGGAAAATCGGTGGAGCATACTGTCTCGATTTTTTCACATTTTGCGGGGAAAGGCTCCAATGTGCTGGGCACCCGGGCCAGCGAAGAGCAGGCTCAGGGCGTTCTGGCGGCTATACCCGGGAGTACCCATGATCCTGTCAGCCGCACCGTTTCACTGATTACAAAGCCGGTGGAGCCCCTGGGGCTGGTGGCGGTCTGCACGGGGGGCACCTCGGATATCCCAGTGGCGGAGGAGGCGGCGGTTACCGCTGAATTCTTTGGTGCAAAGGTGGATCGAATTTACGATGTGGGAGTGGCGGGCATTCATCGCCTGCTGAGCCAGCTGGATCGCCTGCGCAGTGCCAACGCCATTGTGGCAGTGGCCGGTATGGAAGGCGCTTTGGCCGGTGTGGTGGCCGGTCTGGTGGATATCCCGGTGGTGGCGGTTCCCACCTCGGTGGGCTATGGAGCCAGCTTTGGCGGCGTTTCCGCCTTGCTGACCATGCTCAACTCCTGCGCCGAAGGCATCGGCGTGGTCAACATTGACAATGGGTTTGGGGCAGGGCATTTAGCCTGCCAAATCAATCGACTGGCCTGTGGCCGCAAAGGAGAAAACCGATGAAATCTCTTTATTTTGAATGCAACTCGGGCATCAGCGGTGATATGACAGTGGCGGCTCTTTTGGATTTGGGCGCCGATGAAAAGGTCCTCCGTGAAGGGCTGGCCAGCCTGAATGTGAGCGGGTACGCCCTGAAGATCAGCCGGGTCAAAAAATCCGGGATTATGGCTTGTGACTTCAATGTGATTTTGGATGAAGACCATGATGATCACGACCACAACGGTCATCATCATGACCATGACGGCCATCACCACGACCATGACGGCCATCACCACGACCATGACGGCCATCACCACGACCATGACGGCCATCACCACGACCATGACGGCCATCACCACGACCATGACGGCCATCACCACGACCACGATGACCATCACCACGACCACGATGACCATCACCACGACCACGATGACCATCACCACGACCACGATGACCATCACCACGACCACGATGACCATCACCACGACCACGACGGCCATCATCACGACCATGATGACCATCACCACGACCACGACGGCCATCATCACCACGAGCATCGGAATCTTTCGGATGTCTTGGATATCATCGGCAAATCCAGTATCAGCCACCGGGCTAAGGATATTGCCTGCGCCATTTTCCGTGTTGTGGCACAAGCTGAGGCCACCGTTCACGGCCTGCCGGTGGATCAGGTGCATTTCCACGAGGTAGGGGCAGTGGATTCCATTGTGGATATTGTCGGCACCGCCATCTGCGTGGATAATCTGGGGGTAGACCGCATTTTCTGTTCCCCGCTCAGCGAAGGAATCGGTACAGTCTGGTGCCAGCATGGGCGTATGCCGGTGCCAGCACCCGCTACCTTTGAAATCATGCGCCGTTGGAGCATCCCCATGGTGATCACCAAAAACGTTGGCGAAATGGTCACCCCTACCGGTGCCGCTATCGTAGCCGCTTTGGCGCAGGGCTTCTGCGCACCCACCCGGGGCATTCTCAAGCGCATCGGCTATGGTGCCGGTAAAAAAGAGTTTGAGCATTCTGCAAACCTGCTCCGTGTGAGCCTGTGGGAGCCAAACAGCCTCTATCTCAGTGATGAGGTGCTGGAGCTGACCTGCAACATCGATGATATGACCGGTGAGCAGCTGGGCTTTGCCTGTGAGCTGCTGCTGGAAAAGGGTGCTTTGGATGTGTGGGTATCCCCCATCCAGATGAAAAAGAATCGCCCGGCCCATATGCTTTCTCTGCTCATTGAGCCCAGTCAGGAGGAGGAAATGGCAAAGCTTTTGTTTTTGCATACCTCCACCATCGGCGTGCGGATGACCACCCATAAGCGCCGCAAAATGGAGCGCCGCAGCGATGCGGTGGAAACCCCTTTGGGGCCGGTAGCAGTCAAGCGCCTTTCTTATGGCGATGTGTTTAAAACCGCTGTGGAGTATGAAAGTGCCAGAAAGCTGGCAAAGGAAAAGGCTCTGCCTTTGAACCAAATTTACAACGCCGCATATCATGCCATAACAGGAGAAAATTGAAAGCTTTAATTTTAATCTTGCAAAACTCGGCCTTATGGTTTACAATAACCATTGTAGAACACATAGGGAGAAGGATTGAATATGGCTTTATACCAAGAAATGACAAAGGAACAGCTCAGCAAGCTGCTCGTTAACCTTGAGGCAGAGTATACAAGTTACAAAGCAAAAAATCTCAAATTGGATATGTCCCGCGGCAAGCCAGGCGCCGACCAAATGGATCTTTCGGCTGATTTGCTCTGCGCTGTCCCCACCTCAGCGGAGGCACGTGCAGCAGAT is a window from the Oscillospiraceae bacterium MB08-C2-2 genome containing:
- a CDS encoding TspO/MBR family protein encodes the protein MNTVIKFKPLVCNLAIPLVAGAVSSYLAGDTRAVYEILALPSFAPPAGFYSFIWTVLYLMMGYSAYRVFTKPKVDSNQKAQAASPYFIQLFLNFLWSPLFFRLGLLTLAGCLIIAMIIVTIVVVVRFYTIDRFTVFLMVPYLLWLIFAMVLNFTIAALN
- the asnS gene encoding asparagine--tRNA ligase, with protein sequence MDRLEIARLAADPGRYTGETVTICGWVRTLRDSKSIGFIELNDGSTFNSLQVVFEEKNLDNYKEITKIGVGASIVLEGQVILTPDAKQPYEVHASAIRLEGATTPDYPLQKKRHSLEFLRSIAHLRPRTNTFNAVFRIRSVAAYAIHKFFNENGFIYAHTPIITGSDAEGAGEMFHVTTFDIGNPPRTEDGAIDYSQDFFGKSTNLTVSGQLEGEIMALAFGKIYTFGPTFRAENSNTPRHAAEFWMIEPEIAFADLSDDMKLAESMIKSVLSHVMATCPDEMKFFNDFYDKGLLERLRGVVESDFARVSYTEAIDLLVPHKDKFEYPVYWGCDLQTEHERFLTETIFQRPVFVTDYPKEIKAFYMRINDDDKTVAAMDLLVPGVGEIIGGSQREERLDVLKERIAQCGLSEEDYDWYLQLRKYGGTKHAGFGLGFERLIMYMTAISNIRDVIPFPRTTGSAEY
- the larC gene encoding nickel pincer cofactor biosynthesis protein LarC, coding for MKSLYFECNSGISGDMTVAALLDLGADEKVLREGLASLNVSGYALKISRVKKSGIMACDFNVILDEDHDDHDHNGHHHDHDGHHHDHDGHHHDHDGHHHDHDGHHHDHDGHHHDHDGHHHDHDDHHHDHDDHHHDHDDHHHDHDDHHHDHDDHHHDHDGHHHDHDDHHHDHDGHHHHEHRNLSDVLDIIGKSSISHRAKDIACAIFRVVAQAEATVHGLPVDQVHFHEVGAVDSIVDIVGTAICVDNLGVDRIFCSPLSEGIGTVWCQHGRMPVPAPATFEIMRRWSIPMVITKNVGEMVTPTGAAIVAALAQGFCAPTRGILKRIGYGAGKKEFEHSANLLRVSLWEPNSLYLSDEVLELTCNIDDMTGEQLGFACELLLEKGALDVWVSPIQMKKNRPAHMLSLLIEPSQEEEMAKLLFLHTSTIGVRMTTHKRRKMERRSDAVETPLGPVAVKRLSYGDVFKTAVEYESARKLAKEKALPLNQIYNAAYHAITGEN
- the larE gene encoding ATP-dependent sacrificial sulfur transferase LarE is translated as MSIEKLTQYLRELGPGLCVAFSGGVDSALLLALACKTVENVHAVTLFTPFHSPREPQEAAEAAQELGAAHQIIRLEELPPEVLCNPVDRCYLCKGWVFRSLWEYAKEQGLAYVLDGTNADDLQQYRPGLRALAELKVKSPLAELGITKAQVREMAAQLGLAVASKPSAPCLATRFPYGATLEPQRLAAVDKLENQIRSLGFAVIRVRIHGDVARLELPADQLADFLPHRETVTRWVKEAGYDYVTLDLEGFRSGSMDIHIRK
- the larB gene encoding nickel pincer cofactor biosynthesis protein LarB; translation: MDIQGILQSVKDGSLSVEAASGLLKDLPYEDLGFAKLDHHRQLRSGFGEVIYCAGKSVEHTVSIFSHFAGKGSNVLGTRASEEQAQGVLAAIPGSTHDPVSRTVSLITKPVEPLGLVAVCTGGTSDIPVAEEAAVTAEFFGAKVDRIYDVGVAGIHRLLSQLDRLRSANAIVAVAGMEGALAGVVAGLVDIPVVAVPTSVGYGASFGGVSALLTMLNSCAEGIGVVNIDNGFGAGHLACQINRLACGRKGENR
- a CDS encoding D-2-hydroxyacid dehydrogenase; translated protein: MAKADITLLYAQSEYTTTLRFYGILQYNNQLRGVPMKCVVLDGYLVNFDRQAWATAACHELVWHDYTAPEEIAAAIGDAQAVFTNRAPITAQTVAACPALRYIGTFGTGFNMIDLEATTAAGITVCNVPGYSTQGVAQGTFGLLLDIVSRISVYNDFVKAGKWTESVDSRLTAITTTELAGKTMGIIGLGSIGQAVARMAMAFGMKVIACRRSSGRGMDGVEMVSFEELLARSHVVSLHCPLSAQTAEIINASTLSQMREEAILLNTARGGLLNEADVAAALDSGKLAWAGLDGLSQEPPQNSPLTLHSRTVITPHVAWMARETRGRLLEIAAANLEAFVAGTPQNVVTLQK
- a CDS encoding N-acetyltransferase, producing the protein MIRKFENKDLEKIMEIWLDTNIQAHNFISKEYWESNFDLVKSMLPSAEIYVYESEGKINAFVGVDGGYIAGIFVSNDEQSKGIGKQLLDKIKEHYSELSLAVYKKNGKAVNFYQRELFAIKQEQIDENTGEAEYLMLWNK
- a CDS encoding DNA adenine methylase, whose amino-acid sequence is MNSIISWVGGKKALRELIYQRMPKEFGRYIEVFGGGGWVLFGRPIDTAMEVYNDFNYDLTNMFRCAKEQTLALIQELNFLPLNGRDEFGVLRRYLEKQEFTSEYLAKELVLAERYLSPLEYEDIRQILTEKAVMNDVKRAAAFYKLIRYSYGSGCTSFGCQPFDIRKAFHLLWQANVRLKDTVIENKDFEDLIRQYDRENAFIYCDPPYYQTEGHYAVEFRKEDHYRLRDTLTACKGKFLVSYNDCEFIRELYKDFQIESVSRLNNLAQRYDNGSEYAEVLISNYDTGERLLDMPSQLNLFDTGLFFDQ
- the rlmD gene encoding 23S rRNA (uracil(1939)-C(5))-methyltransferase RlmD, yielding MLNKNDTIELEITAVAHDGNGLGRHEGMVVFVPMTVDGDLARVQVVKVQKTAAYGIVKELLRPSPHREENDCPIFHRCGGCALRHIQYSHELEIKQSWVEENLRRIGGVDVVVQEILPSPQLQGYRNKAQIPVALENGKAVAGFFAPRSHRVIPWESCALQPPVFNRITRFVLDFMDAHKILPYDETSHKGLVRHIYLRCGETTGQVMVCLVINGKSLPHEKEFVDQLTAAFEEVSTVTLNSNTRDTNVILGSKTRTLWGSGVIQDEICGVKVELSAQSFYQVNRRSAERLYELAGEFAGLTGKETVLDLYCGVGTVGLSMAKKAGKLIGVEIIPQAVEDARRNAELGGYNNAEFFCGDAREGARYLEKQGIRPDVVLVDPPRKGCDQAVLESIEQMAPEKIVYISCNSATLARDCRILEQMGYRVTAARPVDLFPRTSHVEAVIMMTYCGSDKKNRS